DNA from Mycobacterium sp. SMC-8:
GAACAGGGAATGGCGGTGCCCGTGGTGGTGTACATCGCCGTCCTCGGCGCGATGGTGTGCGCCGCGCTGCTGGCCGATCTGCCCACCCCGTGGACGGCGCTGGGCGCGGTGTGTTTTGCGGTGTCCGACGCGATGATCGGCATCGACAAGTTCGTGCTCGGCTCCGAGGCGCTGGCGGTGCCGATCTGGTGGGTGTATGCCGCGTCGCTGGTGTTGATCACCGCGGGACTGCTGTTCGGCCGCGCGTCGGTGCCCTCTGCTACACCTGCGGGGTGAGCACCGTCCGGCAGGCCGCCGAACACGAGCCGGTGGCTCGTGTTCTGCCGATGCTCACGGTGCCCCACCTCGATCGCGAGTTCGACTACCTGGTGGCGGGCGAGCAGTCCGACGACGCCCAGCCGGGGGTGCGCGTCCGGGTCCGTTTCCACGGCAGGCTCGTCGATGCCTTCGTACTCGAAAGGCGTTCCGACACCGACCATGTCGGGAAGCTGGGCTGGCTCGAGAAGGTGGTGTCGGCCGAATGCGTGCTGACCCATGACGTGCGCCGGCTGGTCGACGCGGTCGCCGCCCGGTATGCGGGCACCCGCGCCGACGTGCTCCGGCTGGCCGTTCCGCCACGGCACGCCAACGCCGAGAAGCGAGTCCGGGAACCGCTCGAACCCCTCTCACCCAGGCCTGTCGATACCACCGCCTGGCAGGCGTACAGCGGCGGCGAGCAATTCCTGGCGGCACTCGGCCACGGCCGTGCCGCCCGAGCGGTGTGGCAGGCGCTGCCCGGCGAATCCTGGCCGCACCGGCTGGCCGAGGCGGCCGCGGTCACGGTCAACGCCGGGCGCGGGGTGCTCGCGGTGGTGCCGGACCAGCGCGACGTCGACCGGCTGTACGGCGCCGCGGTCGAGCGCGTCGACGACACCAGGGTGGTGGCGCTGTCGGCGGGCCTGGGCCCCGCCGAGCGGTACCGCCGGTGGCTGTCGGTGCTGCGCGGCGATGCGCGCTTCGTGATCGGCACGCGCAGCGCGGTTTTCGCCCCGGTCGCCGACCTGGGCCTGGTCATGCTCTGGGACGACGGTGACGATTCGCTCGCTGAGCCGCGTGCCCCGTACCCCCATGCCCGCGAGGTCGCGATGCTGCGCGCCCACCAGGTGCGCTGTGCGGCGATGATCGGCGGCCACGCCCGCACCGCCGAGGCGCAGGCGCTGGTGCGCAGCGGCTGGGCGCACGACCTGACCGCGACCCGGCAGACCCTGCGGGCGCACGCCCCTCGCGTGATCGCTCTGGAGGACAGTGCCTACGCCCACGAACGCGATCCCGCCGCGCGCACCGCCCGGCTGCCCACCGTGGCGCTGGACGCGGCGCGCACAGCGCTGTCCGCCGATGCCCCCGTGCTGGTGCAGGTGCCCCGCCGCGGCTACGTGCCCGCGGTGGCGTGCGCGCGCTGCCGCGCCGTGGCACGGTGCCGGCACTGCACCGGACCGCTGTCGCTGCCCGGCCGGGATGCTCCCGGCGCGATGTGCCGGTGGTGTGGCCGGGAGGAGCCGGCGTTGCGCTGCACACGGTGCGGTTCCGACGCGGTGCGCGCCGTCGTCGTCGGTGCCCGCCGCACCGCCGAGGAACTCGGCCGCGCATTCCCCGGGGCGCCCGTCGTCACCTCCGGCGGCGACGACACCGTGGCGGCGGTGCAGGGCCGCGCCGCCGTCGTCGTCGCGACTCCCGGCGTCGAACCCATCGCCGACGGCGGGTACGGCGCCGCGCTCCTGCTCGACAGCTGGGCACTGCTCGGCCGTCAGGACCTGCGCGCCGCCGAGGACACGCTGCGCCGCTGGATGGCCGCCGCCGCGCTCGTGCGGTGCCGCTCCGACGGCGGGGTGGTGGCCGTCGTCGCCGAATCGGCGATCCCCACCGTGCAGGCGCTGATCCGGTGGGATCCGGTGGGCCATGCCGAGTCCGAGCTGGACTCTCGCACCGAGGTCGGACTGCCTCCGGCCACCCATATGGCCGCCCTCGACGGAGATCCGCGGGCGGTGTCCGCGCTGCTCGAAGCCGCGACGCTGCCCGATACCGCCGAGGTCCTCGGCCCGGTCGACCTGCCCCTGGGTGCGCGTCGCCCCGCCGGCCTGGCCCTCGACGCGACGGTGAGCAGGATGCTGGTGCGGGTGCCCCGCGACAGCGGTCTTGCGCTGGCGGCCGCGCTGCGCCGCGCCACCGTGGTGCAAAGCGCCCGCCACGATCATGAGCCGGTTCGCGTCCAGATCGATCCATTGCACATAGGGTGATGCCCATGTCAGCGGGTCGCCTGGGCAAAGCGCTGATCCCGTTGATCTTGATCGCGTTCGGCGTGCTGTGGCCGGTGCTGTTCCACGGCGGCTCGGGCGCCTCCGAAATCGACGACCCCGTGGTGATCGCCGACTACGACGTCGACATCGTGGTCGACGCCGCCGGTGACATGACCGCCGTCGAGACCCTGACCACCGAGTTCTACAGCACCGACCGCCACGGCATCTTCCGGTACTGGGACGTGGCCAACCAGAACGACCCGCATCTGCGCCAGAAACCCGAGGTCACCTCGGTGCTGCTGGACGGCCGACCGGTGCCCTACCAGATGCTCTGGGAGGACGCCGGACGGTTCCGGGTCGCCAAGATCGGCGACCCCGACCGCTATCTCAGCGACGGCACCCACGTTTTCGAGATCCGCTACACCATCGCCGGGGTGCTCGACCCCGGCGATGTCGGCGCCGGCCGGCAATTCGCCGGCTCGGCCGGACGCTCCGCAAACTCGCCCTCTGTTTTTTTCTGGAACGTCGTCGCCCCCGCCTGGAACAACCGCATCGACCGCGCCGACATCACCGTCACCCTGCCCGGCGACGTCGGAACAGCGCAGTGCTCGGTCGGGTTCGGGGTCGGCAGGGCCTGTGACGCGCTGACCGTCGACGGCAACCGGGTGCGCATGACGGCCGAATCGCTGCCCCCGCGCACGCCGGTCACCGTGCGCGCCGGGGTCGACGTACCGACCCCGCCCAGGGCCGCCCTGCCGTGGCCGTACACGTGGGACCGGGTGCTGGGCCAGTCGGTGGCCGGAGTGCTGTGGACGGCCGGCTTCACCGCGCTGCTCGGCGCCGCCGCGCTGATCTGGCTGCGCTCAGTAATGGAGAAGCCTCCCGGATTCCCGTTGCAGTACGCCCCGCCGCCCGGGTTGGGTCCGGTCCAGGCCGAGTACATCCGCACCGAATCAGTCCCGAAGAGCGGGCTGACCGCCACGCTGTTGCATCTCGCCGAGCGCGGCGTGATCAGCCTGGAGCAGGTCGGTGACAAGGAGTGGACCATCCGGAGTGTCGGCGAGCCGCGCCAGTGGGCCGGCATCGACCCGGTGAGCCTCGCGGTAGCCACCCGGCTCAAGGTGCGCAACCGCGGATCCACGTTCAAGGCCGCCAAGACCGCATCCGCCGGCAAGCGGCTCGACAAGGCCAAGGCCGACATGGCCAAGGCGGTGGAGAAGTGGGCGCTTGAGTCGGGGCTGCTCGTGGCCCGCAAGAAAGAGTTGTGGTTACGCGCGGCCAACGCCGCGGCCTTCATCCTGATGGTCTGCGGGTTCTTCCGCTGGGGATTCCCCGCGACCATGTGGGCGCTGCCGTTCGCGGCGTTCTTCCTGTTCTCGGTGGCGTCCTGGCGCGACGGTGTCGGTACCCGACGCACCGCCGCCGGACGCGAACTGTGGTCGCGCGTCGGAGGTTTCTACCGGATGCTGGCCACCGACTCGGCCGAGACGCGCTTCGACTTCGCCGCGCGCAAGGGCCTCTACCTCGCCTACGTCCCGTTCGCGGTCGCCGCCGGCGTCGCCGCGCTATGGGCCAAGAAGTACCAGGCGTACACGGGATCGATCGCCCCGCAACCCGATTGGTACGTGACGACGTCCTCGTCGAGCGGCTCGGGGCACAGTGGGGGCGACGGAGCGCATTTCGACAGCTTCGAGTCGGCGTTGTCGTCGTCGATCGGCGCGTACACCGCCTCGCAGGCGTCGTCCTCGTCCTCCTCGGGCGGGGGCGGCTCCAGCAGCAGTGGCGGCGGTGGCGGCGGTGGTGGTGGAGGAGGAGGGGGTTCATGGTGAGCGTGCTGCTGGTCATCGTGCTGGTGCTCGCGCTACTGGTACTGGCCGGGTTCGTGATGGGATACAACAGGATTCGTTCCGCGGATGTCCGGGTTGCCGAAGCGCTCGCCGGCATCGACGTCGAATTGACCAGGCGGGCCTCGCTGATCCCGGGCCTGGTGCACACCGTGCAGACCTTCGCCGCGCACGAGAAGGCGATCCTCGATCACGTCACCGACGCCAGGGCCGCGCTGACCTCGGCCACCGACGGGACCTCGGTCGCCGAGCGCAGCGCCGCCGAGACCCGACTGGACTCCGCGCTGGCGCCGCTGCTGGCGCTGGGGCGCGATCATCCGCAACTGAACTCCTCGAACAACTTCCTGGATCTGCAGCGCAACCTCGCCGACACCGAGGACAAACTGGCGTTCGCACGGCAGTACTACAACGACGCCGTCGCGACCCTCAACAGGCAGCTCACCACGATCCCGTGGATGTTCGTGGCGCCGCTGGCGGGAGTGACCGAGAAGGAGTACTACCAGACGCCGCGCCCCGTCTGAGCCTCCCTAGACTGGCGCGGTGCGTCTCGTCTTCGCCGGCACACCGGAACCCGCCCTGCCGTCCCTGCAGCGGCTCATCGACTCGCCGCGGCACGAGGTGATCGCCGTGGTGACCCGGCCGGACGCAGCCGCCGGACGCCGCGGCCGCCCGGCACCGTCACCCGTGGCGGTGCGGGCCGCCGAGTACGGCATCCCGGTGCTCAAGCCCGCCCGACCGAATTCCGAGGAGTTCGTCACCGAACTCGCCGCGCTGTCCCCGGACTGCGCTGCGGTGGTGGCCTACGGCGCGATGCTGGGCGACGCGCTGCTCGCGGTCCCCGCGCACGGCTGGGTCAACCTGCACTTCTCGGTGTTGCCGGCATGGCGAGGGGCCGCGCCGGTGCAGGCCGCGCTCGCCGCCGGCGACGAGGTGACCGGCGCGACGACGTTCCAGATCGAGAAGAGCCTGGATTCCGGTCCGGTGTTCGGCGTGGTCACCGAGACGATCCGGTCCACCGACACCGCCGGGGACCTCCTCGGGCGGCTCGCCGAGTCCGGCGCCGGGCTGCTCGAGGCGACCATGGACGGCATCGAGGACGGCACCCTGACCGCCGTGCCGCAGCCCGCCGACGGCGTCAGCGTCGCGCCCAAGGTCACCGTCGAGGACGCCCGGATCCGCTGGGAGCTGCCCGCACACGTCGTCGACCGGCGAATCCGTTCGGTCACCCCGAACCCGGGCGCGTGGACCATGATCGGTGAGCAGCGCGTCAAGGTCGGTCCGGTGACCGTCCCCGCGGACGGGCCAGAAGGTCTTGCGCCGGGGCAGATCCGCGCCGACAAGAAACACGTGTACATCGGAACCGGTTCGGTGCCGGTGCTGCTCGGGACGGTGCAACCGCCCGGTAAGAAACCGATGATCGCGGCCGACTGGGCCCGCGGGGCCCGGCTCGACGAGAACGGCTGGGCCCGATGAAGCGCACTCCTCTCGATCCCGCCCGGCGGGCCGCGTTCGACGTCTTGCGCGCGGTCTCCGAGCGCGACGCCTACGCCAACCTGGCACTGCCTGCCATCCTGCGTGACCGTGCGATCACGGGGCGAGACGCGGCGTTCGCCACCGAGCTGGCCTACGGGACCTGCCGCACCCGCGGCCTGCTCGACGCCGTCATCGCCGCCGCGGCGGGCCGCCCGGTGGACAAGATCGATCCGGTGCTGCTGGACCTGCTGCGCCTGGGCAGCTATCAGCTGCTGCGCACCCGGGTCGACGACCACGCCGCGGTGTCGACCACGGTGGATCAAGCGGGTATCGAATTCGATTCTGCGCGAGCAGGATTCGTCAACGGCGTGCTCCGGACCATCGCGCGGTGCGACGAAGCGTCCTGGGTCGAGGAACTCGCCCCGTCGGCGACGAGCGATCCCGTCGGGCACCTGGCGTTCGTGCACGCCCACCCGCGGTGGATCGCGCAGGCGTTCGCCGACGCCCTCGGCGCCCGCGCCGGCGAGCTGGCTGCGCTGCTCGCCAGCGACGACGCCCGCCCGGCGGTGCATCTGGCCGTGCGCCCGGGGGAGCTGACCGCTGCCGACCTCGCCGAGCAGGTCGGCGGGACGGTCGGGAAGTACTCGCCGTACGCGGTTTACCTCGGCGACGGCGATCCGGGCCAGATCGCGGCGATGCGCGAGGGCCGCGCACTGGTGCAGGACGAGGGCAGCCAGCTGGTGGCCCGGGCACTGACCATAGCGCCGCTGGAAGGCGCCGACGGCGGACGCTGGCTGGACCTGTGTTCCGGTCCGGGCGGTAAGACCGCGCTGCTGGCCGCACTCGGTGCGCCGGACGGGGCGACGGTCACCGCGGTGGAGCCGGCGCCGCGACGGGCCGAGCTGGTCGAGCAGAACACCGCAGGCCTGCCGGTGGAGGTCGTCCGCGCCGACGGTCGTGAGCCGGGACTGGCGCCGGGTTTCGACCGGGTGCTGGTCGACGCCCCGTGCACCGGTCTCGGCGCGCTGCGGCGTAGGCCCGAGGCGCGCTGGCGGCGCAAGACCGGTGACGTTCCGCCGCTGGCCAAACTGCAGCGCGAGCTGCTGGCCTCGGCGATCAGATTGACCAGGCCAGGCGGTGTGGTGCTCTACGCGACCTGCTCGCCGCACCTGGCCGAGACAGCCGGGGTGGTCGCCGACGCGCTGCGCAGGCATCCGGTGAGCGCGCTGAACACCCGGGAGCTGTTCGAGCCCGCCGACGACACCGGGGACGGTCAGTCGGTGCAGCTGTGGCCGCACCGGCACGGCACCGACGCGATGTTCGCCGCGGCGCTGCGGGTCGACTGAGCACCGATAGGCTTCACCTCATGTCTGGACCGCGCGCCCGAGAAGCCACGAAGTCGCCGCTCATCGCACCGTCGATCCTCTCCGCGGATTTCGCCCGGCTGGCCGACGAGATCGCCGCCGTCGAGGGCGCGGACTGGCTGCACGTCGACGTGATGGACAACCACTTCGTGCCGAATCTGACACTCGGCCTGCCGGTGGTGGAGTCCCTTCTCAAAGTCACCGGCATCCCGATGGACTGTCATTTGATGATCGAGAACCCGCAGCGCTGGGCCCCGCCGTACGCCGAGGCCGGCGCCTACAACGTCACGATCCACGCCGAGGCCACTCACGATCCGGTCGCCGTGGCCCGCGATATCCGCGCCGCGGGCGCCAAGGCGGGACTGGCGATCAAGCCGGGTACGTCGCTGGAACCGTACCTGGAGATTCTGCGTGACTTCGACACGCTGCTGGTGATGTCGGTCGAACCGGGCTTCGGTGGGCAGAAGTTCATCGCCGAGGTGCTGCCGAAGGTCGGCACCGCGCGACGGCTGGTCGACGCGGGGGAGCTGACCGTCCTGGTCGAGATCGACGGCGGCATCAACGCCGACACCATCGAGGCCGCCGCGGAGGCCGGTGTGGACTGCTTCGTGGCGGGGTCGGCGGTCTACAGCGCCGAGGATCCCGCGGCCGCGGTCCGGGCGCTGCGCAGGCAGGCCGCGTCGGCGTCCAAACATCTGACGCTGTGAACCTCGACGCCGCGATGGCCGCGGCCATCGAGCAGTCCGAGCGGGTCAAGGGCCGGACCTACCCGAATCCTCCTGTGGGAGCGGTCATTCTGGATCGCGACGGGGCGATCGCCGGAGTCGGCGCGACCGCGCCGCCGGGCGGCCCGCACGCCGAGGTGGTCGCGCTGCGCAGGGCGGGGCAACGGGCCGCGGGCGGTGTCGCAGTGGTCACGCTGGAACCCTGCAATCACCTCGGCCGCACCCCGCCGTGCGTCGACGCGCTTCTGGAGGCCGGGGTCGCCGAGGTCGCCTTCGCCGTCGCCGACCCGAATCCGGTGGCCGCCGGCGGTGCGGCCCGCCTCGCCGAGGCCGGGGTGCGGGTCAGCGCGGGGGTGTCGTCCGCCGCCGTCGCCGGTGGACCGCTGCGGGAGTGGTTGCACAAGCAGCGCACCGGATTGCCCCATGTGACATGGAAGTTCGCAACCAGCGTGGACGGGCGCAGCGCTGCCGCCGATGGCACCAGCCAGTGGATCACCAGCGAGGCCGCGCGCGCGGATGTGCACCGCCGCCGCGCCGCTGCCGACGCGATCGTGGTCGGAACCGGCACGGTGTTCGTCGACGATCCGGCGCTGACCGCCCGGTTGCCCGATGGCAGTCTGGCCGACCACCAGCCCCTGCGCGTCGTCGTGGGGGAGCGTGAGATATCGCCCGATGCAACAGTTCTCAACGATGATTCGCGGACGATGGTGATCCGTACCCGTGACCCGCACGAGGTGATCAAGGCGTTGTCCGATCGCACCGACGTGCTCGTCGAGGGCGGCCCCACGCTGGCCGGGGCGTTCCTGCGCGCCGGCGTGATCGACCGGATCCTGGCGTATGTGGCGCCGATCCTGCTCGGCGGCCCGGTCACCGCGGTCGACGACGTCGGCGTGCTGAGCATCGCCCAGGCGCAGCGCTGGCGGTTCGACGGGATGACCGCGGTGGGGCCCGACGTGTTGCTGAGCCTCATCCCGGTGTAACGCCGCAAGCCCCGTTATCCGATCGTGTGCATTCGTTCACGCGGTGTTTCCGTGCCCGGCCTCACACGCCGCGCGGGTGCGGGAGCGGCCCGCATCCGCTGCGCCTCGGTAGACTGGGCCGGGAATTCGCGCTTTCACCGATGAGTTGCGCATGAAAGCACGAGCAAAGGAAACGACCATGACTGCACTGCAGGACTGGCTCACCACCAACCCTGTCGACACCCTCACCTGCGTCCTCCGTGATGCCTGGCGGGGCCTGACCTCCGGTGACGCCGAACAGGCGGACGAGCCTCAGCTGATGGGCCCCGGACTCGAGCGCTGCTGAGCCTCGTCCGCCGGCTCCACGGCATGTTCGTCTTTGGCCGCGATGAGTAAGCCCAGGACGGCGCCAACCACGCACACCACCGCGGTGATGGTGAAGATCTCGCCGTACTGCAGCACGTAGGCTTCCCGCACCCGGTTGGCCTCGGCGGCCAGCCGCTCGGCCAGCGAGTTGCCGCCGGTGCTGGCAGGCAGCCCGGCGAGGTGCTGGTTGAAGCGGTACAGGCCCCACGCCGACAGTGCCGCGATCCCGATCAGCATGCCGATCATCCGGGCCACCACCACGGCCGCCGAGGCGATGCCGTGCTGGGCGGCCGGAACCACCCGTAGGGTCGCCGAGGTCAGCGGCCCGATGACCAGGCCGAGGCCAAGCCCGGCGATCGCCAGGTCGGTGTCCAGCACCGGCAGGTCGACGAAGCCGAGATCATGTCGGGCGGCCAGCAGGTTTGCGGGCCATTTCGAAATCAACAGGTAGCCACCGGCGGCGATGAGCAGACCGGCGAACGCGATGATCCGGTCGCCGATGCGGGTGGCCAGCCATCCGCCCAGCAGCGCACCGATGGGCAGCGCGATCAGGAACCGCAACAACAGGAATGCGGCCTGGTTCTGGTCCTGCCCCAGCACGCCCTGGCCGAACAGCTCGACGTTGACCAGCGTCACCATCAGCGCGGCCCCGGCGGCCAGCGAGGCGCCCAGCGCGGCGAGGAACGGCCGGAACCGGACACCACGGGGATCCAGCAGCCGGGTGCGGGCGAACTTCTCCCACACGAAGAAGGCCACGGCCGCCAACGCCGCAGCGATCAGCACCGGCGCGCCCCAGCTAGGAAGCACCTCTTTGCCGTCCGGCTTGGGGTTGTAGAGCCCGATCACCGCCAGGCCCAGCGCGACGGCCAGCAGCAGACCGCCGACCACGTCGACTTTCTGCGGTTCCTCGGTCGCCGACCGGCTCGGCAGGCTGAAGTGGATCATCACCATCGCGACCGCCGCCAGCGGCACATTGACCCAGAACACCGCCTGCCAGTGGTTGAACAGCCACACCAGCGAGATGCCGTAGATCGGGCCCAGGACACTGCCGAGTTCCTGTGCCGCGCCGACCCCGCCGAGCACCGCCGCGCGGTTGCGCGCGGCCCACAGGTCGGCGGCCAGCGCGAGGGTGACCGGCAGCAGCGCGCCGCTCGCGGTGCCCTGGATCACGCGACCGACCACGAGTACCACCAGATCGGTCGACATCGCGGTGACCACCGACCCCAGCGCGAAACCGGCCAGGCTGGCCTGGATCAGGATCTTGCGGCCGAACCGGTCCGAGGCCCGGCCCAGCAGCGGCATGGCAGCGATGTAACCGAGCAGGTAGCCGGTGATGATCGGGGTGACGCGCTGGATCTCGTTCACGCCGATGCCGACATCACGCATGATGTCGACCATGATCGTGACGACCACATAGGTGTCGAGCGCACCGAGGACGACCGCGAGGCTGCCCGCGCTGATCGCGATGCCGCGGTTGGTGGCTCCCGGGGCTGCCGGGCGCGTATCGGTCTCCGCGGCGGGGGTGCGATGCATCACACCGCGGGTTTGTCGACGGTCACCGGCTCACCCCAGTTCGACAGCGTCATCGTGACGCTGTTGCCGGGACTGGGCTCCAGCCGGGCCTGCATCAGCTCGTGGTCGCCGTCCTCGGTGATCCACGCGGTGCCCGGCACGGGCCCGGTGGCCGCGATCTGAGGTGCGATCTTGTTGACCGCGTCGGCGCTGACCTCTCCGGTGACCCGGATGGTCTGCACGCCCTCGACCGTCTCGCGGCCGTCGGAGGTGGGGTTGGAGAAGTTGCTCAGCACGTTGGCCAGGCCGACATCGGGGTTCAGGATGGCGGCCACGTCGTAGATGTCGGAAGCCGGACCGAAGTTCGACAGCGCCCCGCCGGCGGTGATCGCGGCGTAGAGGTCACCGTCGGAGACGACGAACTCGACGTCGTTGAGCCGCTGGCCCAGGAAGATGATGTTCGCCGTGCCCTTCGCCGCGACCGCGGGGGACTGCGTGAGCTCGCCGTCGAGCGACTCGACCGGCAGATCGGGGATCTGACCCTGCACGCTCAGCTTCAGGTGGGCGCTGGACTGACTCTTGGTTGTCTCGCTCGACTGTTCCAGCAGGGTCGCCGCGTCGGGCAGTTCCTTACCGGAGTCCTGCGAGGACGATCCGGAACACCCGGCGAGCAGTGCGACGGCGGCGAAAAGGGCGGCGAAGATCGCCAACAGGCGGGTCTGCATGCCTGCATCGTAGAGGGTCCGCCGATGCGAACGCGCGACCCGCTGCTGGGAGCACTGGCCGAAACTGGTCCTTGAGCTGGGTTTTCGGCAAAGAATGAGCAAGCTCAGATGATCGGTGGTTCACCGGGGCGTAGTACCTGCAGCCACCGGTATCCGTAGGGGCCGAGCTGCATCTCGATACGTCCGCGGTGATCGAGGGCGAAACTCTCAGCGATCGTCGAGCAGGTCCACCAGACGGGAGCCCGAGGGACGGCCGACCGTCGGTCACGCCGCGGAGCACCCCTGCGGGCCGGGTCTAGGCTGGTCGGAATGTTCACCGGAATCGTCGAAGAACTGGGCGAGATCGTCGGTAAAGAAGACCTGGGCGATTCCGCCCGCCTGGTCATCCGCGGCCCCGTCGTGACATCGGATGCCGGGCACGGCGACTCGATCGCGGTCAACGGGGTGTGTCTGACGGTCGTCGACGTGCTCGCCGACGGTTCGTTCACCGCCGATGTGATGGACGAGACACTGCAGCGGTCGAGCCTGCGCGCCGCCGACGTGGGCGCGAAGGTCAACCTGGAGCGGGCCGCGGCGGTGAGTAGCAGGCTCGGTGGCCACATCGTCCAGGGCCACGTCGACGGCACCGGCCACATCATCTCCCGGACACCGTCCGAACACTGGACGGTGGTGCGGATCGCGCTGCCGGCCGCGCTGGCCCGCTATGTCGTGCACAAGGGTTCCATCACCGTCGACGGGGTGTCGCTGACGGTGTCCGGCCTGGGCCACGACTGGTTCGAGGTATCCCTGATCCCCACCACGCTCGGCATGACCACACTGGGTCACGCCGAGGTCGGCGCACACGTGAACCTCGAGGTCGATGTCATCGCCAAATACGTGGAGCGGCTGCTGGAGAAGAAGGACGCGCCCACCGGCGAATGACGGGTGTCCCGCCCGGTGGACCGGCGGGCAATAACCGGCGCCGCCCGGTGGTTCATACTGAGAGGCAACGGCACGTGGTTCCGACCTGGGAACCGGCAAGGGTGGTGAGGATGACGAGGCTGGATTCGGTCGAGCGCGCGGTGGCCGACATCGCAGCGGGCAAGGCCGTGGTCGTCATCGACGACGAGGACCGTGAGAACGAAGGTGACCTGATCTTCGCCGCCGAGAAGGCGACTCCGGAACTGGTGGCGTTCATGGTCCGCTACACGTCCGGCTATCTGTGCGTTCCCCTCGACGGCGAGATCTGCGATCGGCTCGGACTGCTGCCCATGTACGCGGTCAACCAGGACAAGCACGGCACCGCCTACACCGTT
Protein-coding regions in this window:
- a CDS encoding MFS transporter yields the protein MHRTPAAETDTRPAAPGATNRGIAISAGSLAVVLGALDTYVVVTIMVDIMRDVGIGVNEIQRVTPIITGYLLGYIAAMPLLGRASDRFGRKILIQASLAGFALGSVVTAMSTDLVVLVVGRVIQGTASGALLPVTLALAADLWAARNRAAVLGGVGAAQELGSVLGPIYGISLVWLFNHWQAVFWVNVPLAAVAMVMIHFSLPSRSATEEPQKVDVVGGLLLAVALGLAVIGLYNPKPDGKEVLPSWGAPVLIAAALAAVAFFVWEKFARTRLLDPRGVRFRPFLAALGASLAAGAALMVTLVNVELFGQGVLGQDQNQAAFLLLRFLIALPIGALLGGWLATRIGDRIIAFAGLLIAAGGYLLISKWPANLLAARHDLGFVDLPVLDTDLAIAGLGLGLVIGPLTSATLRVVPAAQHGIASAAVVVARMIGMLIGIAALSAWGLYRFNQHLAGLPASTGGNSLAERLAAEANRVREAYVLQYGEIFTITAVVCVVGAVLGLLIAAKDEHAVEPADEAQQRSSPGPIS
- a CDS encoding LppX_LprAFG lipoprotein produces the protein MQTRLLAIFAALFAAVALLAGCSGSSSQDSGKELPDAATLLEQSSETTKSQSSAHLKLSVQGQIPDLPVESLDGELTQSPAVAAKGTANIIFLGQRLNDVEFVVSDGDLYAAITAGGALSNFGPASDIYDVAAILNPDVGLANVLSNFSNPTSDGRETVEGVQTIRVTGEVSADAVNKIAPQIAATGPVPGTAWITEDGDHELMQARLEPSPGNSVTMTLSNWGEPVTVDKPAV
- a CDS encoding riboflavin synthase, giving the protein MFTGIVEELGEIVGKEDLGDSARLVIRGPVVTSDAGHGDSIAVNGVCLTVVDVLADGSFTADVMDETLQRSSLRAADVGAKVNLERAAAVSSRLGGHIVQGHVDGTGHIISRTPSEHWTVVRIALPAALARYVVHKGSITVDGVSLTVSGLGHDWFEVSLIPTTLGMTTLGHAEVGAHVNLEVDVIAKYVERLLEKKDAPTGE